In a genomic window of Occallatibacter riparius:
- the lptB gene encoding LPS export ABC transporter ATP-binding protein, translating into METLIAEGIGKSYKGRQVVRGVDLNISRGEVVGLLGPNGAGKTTSFYMIVGLVAPDAGHIKVDNTEITRTPMYLRARQFGISYLPQEPSVFRKLTVEENILAVLEGQPLSYKERRKRAERLINQLNLGHIRATRGYALSGGERRRVEIARSLCIQPKFILLDEPFSGIDPIAVLELQKIIFDLKASGIGILITDHNVRETLSVTDRAYIIAEGKIFKAGTPHELGNDPDVRRIYLGEGFSLD; encoded by the coding sequence ATGGAAACACTGATCGCCGAGGGAATCGGCAAGTCCTACAAGGGCCGGCAGGTCGTGCGGGGAGTCGACCTCAATATCTCCCGTGGCGAGGTGGTGGGCCTGCTTGGGCCAAATGGCGCGGGTAAGACTACTAGCTTCTACATGATTGTGGGCCTGGTGGCGCCTGACGCGGGGCACATCAAAGTCGATAATACGGAGATCACGCGCACGCCGATGTACCTGCGGGCTCGGCAGTTTGGCATCAGCTACCTGCCGCAGGAGCCGTCGGTCTTCCGGAAGCTCACCGTCGAAGAGAACATTCTGGCCGTTCTGGAAGGCCAGCCGCTGAGCTACAAGGAGCGGCGGAAGCGCGCAGAACGCCTCATCAACCAATTGAATCTCGGCCATATTCGGGCGACGCGTGGGTACGCGCTTTCAGGTGGGGAGAGGCGGAGGGTGGAGATTGCGCGGTCGCTCTGCATTCAGCCGAAATTCATTTTGCTGGATGAGCCCTTCAGCGGGATCGATCCGATTGCGGTGCTCGAGCTGCAGAAAATCATCTTCGACTTGAAGGCGAGCGGGATCGGGATTCTGATCACCGACCATAACGTGCGTGAAACACTGAGCGTTACGGACCGGGCGTACATCATCGCCGAGGGCAAGATATTCAAGGCGGGCACGCCGCACGAGCTGGGAAATGACCCAGATGTGAGGCGGATTTACCTGGGCGAAGGGTTCTCGCTGGACTAG
- a CDS encoding ribosome hibernation promotion factor, with amino-acid sequence MEVELTARQVRIPKALRQQAEEGMDRIARILGKTTSASVTFRVQRHLHIAELTVNARMHTIAAKGQADSQESALRAALAHAEQQAVRYRDRHLTRKRLPKEEKLAEAPPVTREKKARSAAEGDGAAARAAKPRAAIPAHSFPATLSVMEPHVVKSADAIAMRPMTVEEAVKEAEFRDKDILVFRNAAGELFVLHRRRDGQMELVEVP; translated from the coding sequence ATGGAAGTGGAGTTGACCGCCAGGCAAGTGCGAATTCCGAAGGCACTGCGCCAGCAGGCCGAGGAAGGTATGGACCGCATCGCCCGCATTCTGGGCAAGACCACCAGTGCATCCGTAACGTTTCGAGTGCAGCGTCACCTGCATATCGCCGAGTTGACGGTGAACGCGCGCATGCACACCATCGCCGCCAAGGGACAGGCGGACTCACAGGAGTCGGCATTGCGCGCAGCGTTGGCGCATGCGGAGCAGCAGGCGGTTCGTTACAGGGATCGGCACCTGACGCGCAAGCGCCTGCCGAAGGAAGAGAAGTTAGCTGAGGCTCCGCCGGTTACGCGCGAGAAGAAGGCGCGCTCGGCGGCCGAAGGGGATGGAGCGGCAGCAAGGGCCGCCAAGCCGCGTGCAGCGATTCCCGCGCATTCTTTCCCGGCTACTTTGTCCGTGATGGAGCCCCACGTTGTGAAGAGTGCGGACGCGATTGCGATGCGTCCCATGACCGTGGAAGAAGCGGTGAAGGAAGCGGAGTTTCGCGATAAAGACATTCTGGTGTTTCGCAATGCGGCGGGAGAGTTGTTTGTGCTGCACCGCCGTCGGGACGGACAGATGGAATTGGTAGAAGTGCCGTAG
- a CDS encoding sigma-70 family RNA polymerase sigma factor produces the protein METSTLTLPDGPLDARYRAFLETLSTIRPALHRYCARMTGSVMDGEDIVQDALFDAYRKLETFDVSRPVSPWLFRIAHNRCVDFLRRRGVRMESESLVAAEPALVEPELPLGNAVKIAVEHLVIHLPPMERACVLLKEVFEYSLQETAELTGSTIAGVKAAIHRGRAKLAQMSEPTFKRREADQELRRLLDLYVKCFNDRDWSGLHELITADARLQVDDRFVGPLANASYFGVYERMKVPWSMAVGEADGELVVICRRWIQESWVPDSLIRVQREGSKISRVIDYLHCPWVFAAAESISIAEQPQ, from the coding sequence ATGGAAACTTCGACCTTGACGTTGCCGGATGGCCCGCTGGATGCGCGGTATCGAGCGTTCCTTGAGACGCTCTCAACCATTCGGCCTGCGCTTCACCGGTATTGCGCGCGTATGACGGGCTCCGTGATGGATGGCGAAGATATCGTCCAGGACGCTCTCTTCGATGCTTATCGCAAACTCGAGACCTTCGATGTATCGCGGCCTGTTTCGCCGTGGCTTTTCCGCATCGCGCACAATCGCTGTGTCGACTTTCTGCGTCGTCGCGGCGTGAGGATGGAATCCGAGTCGCTGGTGGCAGCCGAGCCAGCGCTGGTTGAGCCTGAGTTGCCGCTGGGCAACGCGGTCAAGATCGCAGTGGAACACCTCGTCATCCATCTTCCGCCGATGGAGAGAGCGTGCGTTCTGTTGAAGGAAGTGTTCGAATACTCGCTTCAGGAAACAGCAGAATTGACGGGTTCGACCATTGCCGGCGTTAAAGCGGCGATTCATCGGGGGCGCGCGAAGCTCGCACAGATGTCGGAGCCCACGTTCAAACGGCGTGAGGCGGACCAGGAGCTTAGGCGCTTACTCGATCTGTATGTGAAGTGCTTCAATGACCGCGACTGGAGCGGGCTTCACGAACTCATCACGGCCGATGCGCGTCTGCAGGTGGACGACAGATTTGTGGGACCGCTCGCGAATGCTTCGTATTTCGGCGTGTATGAGCGCATGAAGGTTCCGTGGTCGATGGCAGTTGGAGAGGCCGATGGAGAACTTGTTGTGATCTGCCGGCGATGGATACAGGAGAGCTGGGTTCCTGACTCGCTGATTCGTGTTCAGCGAGAGGGGTCGAAGATTTCGCGGGTCATCGACTATCTGCATTGCCCATGGGTGTTCGCGGCCGCTGAATCTATCTCGATTGCAGAACAACCGCAGTGA
- a CDS encoding DUF899 domain-containing protein yields the protein MTSNEQIAALKKPTVVSAEEWERAWQAMLVKEKEHTRARDALAAARRTMPWLAVEKEYSFEGPQGKVTLLDLFEGRRQLVLYRAFYDPGVYGWPDHACVGCSLGADQVSHLAHLHARDTTLAYASRGSQENIARLKQRMGWERIPWYTITDDFDKDFGVDQWHGHNVFFRDENDRVFRTYFTNNRGDEALGTVWSYLDLTPLGRQEKWEESPAGYPQTETYKWWRWHDAYGNEDKKWSNVVDNATVILKL from the coding sequence ATGACAAGCAATGAGCAGATCGCAGCATTGAAGAAGCCTACGGTGGTGTCGGCGGAGGAGTGGGAAAGAGCCTGGCAAGCGATGCTGGTGAAGGAGAAGGAGCACACCCGTGCTCGGGACGCACTGGCGGCTGCGCGGCGAACAATGCCGTGGCTTGCGGTCGAGAAGGAGTATAGCTTCGAGGGTCCGCAGGGAAAGGTCACGCTGCTCGATCTATTTGAAGGCCGGCGGCAGCTTGTGCTCTATCGCGCGTTCTATGATCCGGGCGTTTACGGGTGGCCGGATCATGCATGTGTCGGGTGCTCACTTGGCGCTGATCAGGTGTCGCACCTGGCACACCTGCATGCTCGTGATACCACGCTGGCTTACGCCTCCCGTGGATCGCAGGAGAACATCGCACGCCTGAAACAGCGCATGGGTTGGGAACGGATTCCCTGGTACACGATCACCGATGATTTCGATAAGGACTTTGGCGTCGATCAATGGCACGGGCATAATGTCTTTTTCCGCGATGAGAATGACCGGGTGTTTCGCACCTACTTCACGAACAATCGCGGTGATGAAGCGCTGGGGACTGTGTGGAGCTACCTCGATCTGACACCGCTGGGACGCCAGGAGAAGTGGGAGGAGTCGCCGGCGGGATATCCGCAGACGGAGACTTACAAGTGGTGGCGCTGGCATGATGCCTACGGCAATGAGGACAAGAAGTGGAGCAACGTGGTAGACAACGCTACGGTGATCCTCAAGCTCTGA
- a CDS encoding SDR family NAD(P)-dependent oxidoreductase produces the protein MNINGKSVFITGANRGIGKALAQEAIERGASHVYAGMRTLQETSDKRITPIRLDVTDRSQITEAVSRLNRLDILINNAGIAIYDDLSSADVIKTHLAVNLLGPYEMTRACLPLLKQSKGAVVNNLSIVAVAALPLIPSYSISKAASLNMTQSLRALLKSDSVTVHGVFLGPVDTDMNKGLDIPKDSPAAAAKGIFDGLERGEEDIFPDALSAQLAEGWRRGLAKQLETQNSAFLESLTAAK, from the coding sequence ATGAACATCAATGGCAAGTCTGTATTCATTACCGGCGCCAACCGCGGCATCGGCAAGGCTCTCGCCCAGGAAGCGATCGAGAGAGGTGCCTCTCATGTCTACGCCGGCATGCGCACACTTCAGGAGACGAGTGACAAACGCATCACTCCGATCAGGCTCGATGTCACAGATCGTTCGCAAATCACAGAGGCTGTCTCTCGCCTGAATCGCCTCGACATCCTCATCAACAATGCAGGCATCGCGATCTACGACGATCTCAGCAGCGCCGACGTCATCAAGACGCACCTGGCAGTAAATCTCCTGGGCCCATACGAGATGACGCGCGCATGCCTGCCGTTGTTGAAGCAATCCAAAGGCGCGGTCGTCAACAATCTTTCCATCGTGGCAGTGGCTGCGTTGCCACTCATCCCGTCCTATTCAATCTCGAAAGCAGCTTCGCTCAACATGACGCAGTCGCTTCGGGCTCTTCTCAAGAGCGACAGTGTCACCGTTCACGGCGTCTTCCTCGGCCCGGTAGATACAGACATGAACAAAGGCCTGGATATCCCGAAGGATTCGCCTGCTGCTGCCGCGAAGGGGATCTTCGATGGCTTGGAACGCGGTGAAGAAGACATCTTCCCTGACGCCCTCTCCGCGCAACTAGCCGAAGGGTGGAGACGCGGTCTCGCGAAACAGCTGGAGACGCAAAACAGCGCATTCCTGGAATCCCTCACCGCTGCTAAGTGA
- a CDS encoding putative bifunctional diguanylate cyclase/phosphodiesterase has protein sequence MAALVWDGIGLMRPEDPGWAQQRIVLDALPALVFVERGGMIVYANAEARREIGVEGAWQERPVDDVLWGLHAGTAEPRTHITGTGRSSPFHATLACKNGRMTPVEGTQCLVDVLKRESVIVAQVAGRERTRKPGLMEDVLASLPEAVVIVYGSKVLYTNPAFTRIFGFLADEVSGGELREFMVPETRLYEHSMLQKLVDETGHASVETVRYNSKGELVDVAMQVSPLQVSGGKAGYVFTFRDISERKQVEAKLQHDAMHDVLTGLPNRALFADRLKQGMNRRERRADRGCAVFFLDVDHFKQINDSLGHAAGDALLIAMADRLLRVVRPHDTAARMGGDEFAILVENILSVQDLDALAERILAELDEPFEVLGHRLQVLSSVGIALVRNEHRTPEEVITDADVAMYRAKQEGGHRYAIFDRHMEVQVSSQQERERELREVVTNREFVYWYQPIYWLADGRLKGFESLLRRKMAKGALESFRDLLPVADETGLSISLGRDAIESACSQLVEWDRRMPGNEIILTLNLSRRQFYQEEHLEQLGRTLASTRIDPSRLLFEVSEGTLNENPDKALVIVQRLVDCGVRIAMDNFGAALAPLNHLLRMPLDLVKLDPKITASVTGTGRQQAMVESLLHVCRAAGMQLVAHGIETPAHLRILQEMGCELGQGYFLAPPVDAKQAEYLASHNGRASMVRGR, from the coding sequence ATGGCGGCGCTTGTTTGGGATGGGATCGGATTGATGCGGCCTGAAGACCCCGGATGGGCGCAACAGCGGATCGTGCTTGATGCCTTGCCGGCGCTTGTGTTCGTGGAGCGCGGCGGCATGATCGTGTATGCGAACGCTGAAGCGCGCCGCGAGATCGGCGTCGAGGGTGCATGGCAGGAGCGCCCGGTAGACGACGTTCTTTGGGGGCTGCACGCCGGCACCGCCGAGCCGCGCACGCATATTACGGGTACGGGGCGAAGCAGCCCATTCCACGCGACGCTGGCATGCAAGAACGGCCGCATGACGCCGGTGGAGGGCACTCAATGTCTCGTCGATGTTCTGAAGCGCGAGAGCGTGATCGTGGCCCAGGTTGCGGGGCGCGAACGCACGCGGAAGCCAGGACTGATGGAGGATGTGCTGGCCAGCCTTCCGGAAGCGGTAGTGATTGTCTACGGCTCGAAGGTGCTGTACACCAACCCTGCATTCACCAGGATTTTTGGTTTCCTGGCTGATGAGGTGAGCGGGGGCGAACTTCGCGAGTTCATGGTTCCTGAGACGCGGCTCTACGAACACTCCATGCTGCAAAAGCTGGTGGACGAGACGGGGCACGCGTCCGTGGAGACCGTGCGGTACAACAGCAAGGGCGAACTGGTGGATGTGGCGATGCAGGTATCGCCGCTGCAGGTGAGCGGCGGCAAGGCCGGCTACGTCTTTACGTTTCGCGATATCAGCGAGCGCAAGCAGGTTGAAGCGAAGCTGCAGCACGATGCCATGCATGACGTGCTGACGGGATTGCCAAACCGCGCGTTGTTTGCCGATCGGCTTAAGCAGGGAATGAACCGCCGCGAAAGGCGTGCGGATCGCGGATGCGCTGTCTTCTTCCTGGACGTGGATCACTTCAAGCAAATTAACGATTCTCTCGGCCACGCAGCGGGAGATGCTCTGCTGATTGCGATGGCCGATCGGTTGCTGAGGGTAGTGCGTCCGCATGATACGGCGGCGCGCATGGGCGGCGACGAGTTCGCAATTCTGGTGGAAAACATCCTGTCTGTGCAGGACCTGGATGCGTTGGCTGAAAGGATCCTTGCGGAGCTTGACGAGCCCTTCGAAGTGCTGGGACATCGGCTGCAGGTTTTGTCGAGCGTGGGAATTGCGCTCGTTCGTAACGAACATCGCACGCCAGAAGAAGTGATCACGGACGCTGATGTTGCGATGTATCGCGCCAAACAGGAAGGCGGACATCGGTACGCGATCTTCGACCGGCATATGGAAGTGCAGGTTTCAAGCCAGCAGGAACGTGAGCGCGAGCTACGCGAGGTGGTGACGAACCGCGAGTTCGTCTACTGGTATCAGCCGATCTATTGGCTCGCGGACGGTAGGCTAAAGGGCTTCGAATCGCTGCTGCGGCGAAAGATGGCGAAGGGCGCGCTGGAGAGCTTCCGCGACTTGCTCCCAGTCGCTGACGAGACGGGGCTGTCGATCAGCCTGGGACGCGATGCAATCGAATCGGCGTGCTCGCAACTGGTTGAGTGGGACCGCCGCATGCCCGGCAACGAGATAATTCTTACGTTAAATCTTTCGCGCCGGCAGTTCTACCAGGAAGAACATCTGGAACAATTAGGCAGGACGCTGGCTTCGACGCGCATCGATCCTTCGCGGCTGCTGTTTGAAGTGTCGGAAGGGACGCTGAACGAGAATCCCGACAAAGCTCTGGTGATTGTGCAGCGCCTGGTGGACTGCGGCGTGCGCATTGCGATGGACAACTTTGGCGCCGCGCTCGCGCCGCTGAACCATCTGCTGAGGATGCCACTCGATCTGGTCAAACTGGACCCGAAGATCACGGCCAGCGTGACAGGCACGGGCCGGCAACAAGCCATGGTAGAGTCGCTCCTTCATGTATGCCGGGCCGCGGGCATGCAACTGGTGGCGCATGGAATCGAGACGCCGGCGCATCTGCGGATCTTGCAGGAGATGGGGTGCGAGCTTGGACAGGGATATTTCCTGGCTCCGCCAGTGGATGCGAAACAGGCGGAGTATCTGGCTTCACACAATGGCCGCGCCTCGATGGTCAGGGGTCGATAG
- a CDS encoding RNA polymerase factor sigma-54 yields MALLQPKLNLRVAQRQVLTPGLMQMVSVLALNKLELKEMIDAEMVENPVLEEIDESVPMFDEVAGREEQRERPAEETPAPAQDSFNEVDFGSYFQEYLDPGYRTTQEYEESEKPSFENFLSQPTTLSDHLAWQLGALTLDQDLETAAEFIIGNLDENGYLSAGEDELTAAFEEFTSGKPAAEANGHTPPGQNGSLNGTQPETSPARELVRRGIDLVQHFDPAGVGARDLRECLLIQIAAQQLEFEALYERRHAAAAVEAEDEDEDVDDEDLIEEDVESPHGSLQAAAEEQLEKRRRAMAVAAQIVDKHLQLLQKRDVKDLSKAVQASPEDVHAAVDFIRTLDPRPGRLYNREQTRLIEPDVQFVKQGGEWVVSMNEEDLPSLRLSRRYRQMLASQTTDREVKDYVKERFRSALQLMRNIAQRKSTILRTCEVIVRRQVEFLEEGIESLRPLMIKEVAEEIGVHPSTVSRAVANKYAHTPQGVIELRAFFSEGANGPEGADTPLVVLKRKVRKLIEEEDPKRPLTDDQLAAMLQAQGIQLTRRTVAKYREDMNIPSTHQRRRRD; encoded by the coding sequence ATGGCGTTGTTGCAGCCCAAATTGAATTTGAGAGTGGCGCAGCGCCAGGTCCTTACTCCGGGCCTGATGCAGATGGTGAGCGTTTTGGCGCTCAACAAGCTCGAGCTCAAGGAGATGATCGATGCGGAGATGGTCGAAAACCCCGTCCTCGAAGAGATCGACGAATCTGTCCCCATGTTCGATGAGGTGGCGGGTCGTGAGGAGCAGCGGGAGCGCCCAGCCGAGGAGACCCCGGCCCCTGCCCAGGATTCATTTAACGAGGTCGATTTCGGTTCCTATTTCCAGGAGTATCTCGACCCCGGCTACCGTACGACGCAGGAGTACGAGGAAAGCGAAAAGCCCTCGTTTGAGAACTTTCTCTCGCAGCCAACGACGCTATCAGATCACCTGGCGTGGCAGTTGGGAGCTCTGACGCTCGACCAGGACTTGGAGACGGCAGCCGAGTTCATTATCGGCAACCTGGATGAGAACGGTTACCTGTCGGCCGGCGAAGACGAGCTGACCGCGGCATTCGAGGAGTTCACTTCAGGCAAGCCCGCCGCCGAGGCCAACGGTCATACACCCCCTGGCCAAAATGGATCTTTGAACGGGACTCAGCCGGAGACGAGTCCCGCGCGGGAGCTTGTGCGCCGGGGAATCGACCTGGTGCAGCATTTCGATCCGGCTGGCGTGGGGGCACGGGACCTGCGCGAGTGCCTGCTGATCCAGATTGCCGCGCAACAACTGGAGTTTGAGGCGCTTTACGAGCGCAGGCATGCGGCGGCGGCGGTCGAGGCCGAGGATGAAGATGAGGACGTCGACGACGAGGATCTGATCGAAGAAGACGTGGAGAGCCCGCACGGGAGCCTGCAGGCGGCGGCGGAAGAGCAGCTAGAGAAACGGCGCCGGGCGATGGCCGTGGCGGCGCAGATTGTCGACAAGCACCTGCAACTGCTGCAGAAGCGCGATGTGAAGGATCTGTCGAAGGCGGTGCAGGCCTCGCCGGAGGACGTCCACGCGGCGGTGGACTTCATTCGCACGCTCGATCCCCGGCCGGGCCGGCTCTATAACCGTGAGCAGACGCGGCTGATTGAGCCGGATGTGCAGTTTGTGAAGCAAGGCGGCGAGTGGGTGGTGAGCATGAACGAGGAAGATCTGCCCAGCTTGCGGCTCAGCCGGCGCTACCGGCAGATGCTCGCGAGCCAGACCACCGACCGCGAAGTGAAGGACTACGTCAAGGAGCGGTTCCGATCAGCACTGCAGTTGATGCGCAACATCGCGCAGCGGAAGAGCACGATTCTGCGGACGTGCGAGGTGATCGTGCGGCGGCAGGTAGAGTTCCTGGAGGAGGGAATCGAATCGCTTCGGCCGCTGATGATCAAGGAAGTGGCAGAGGAGATCGGCGTTCATCCTTCGACCGTAAGCCGCGCCGTTGCAAACAAATACGCGCACACTCCTCAAGGCGTGATCGAGCTTCGGGCGTTCTTTTCAGAGGGCGCGAACGGGCCGGAGGGCGCGGATACGCCGCTGGTGGTGCTGAAGCGGAAGGTGCGGAAGCTGATTGAAGAGGAAGACCCGAAGCGTCCGCTGACCGACGACCAGCTTGCGGCGATGCTGCAGGCCCAGGGGATTCAGCTGACGCGGCGGACCGTGGCGAAGTACCGCGAGGATATGAACATTCCGAGTACGCACCAGAGACGACGGCGCGACTAA
- a CDS encoding dienelactone hydrolase family protein gives MCDDMIHQGLTHDPTVTRRTFGLGAAASIALQSKLAAAQAKVVQKDVDVKMESGVSDSALFYPEGKGPWPAVLVWTDILGLRPVFREMGQRLAAEGYVVLVPNPFYRNAKAPVVDGSFDFSKPEDRAKVMPMAAALTAEANISDAKAYTAFLDAQPQTNKKKKMGVQGYCMGGPLTFRTAATIANRIGAAATFHGGGLVSDKPDSPHLLIPKMKAEVLCAVADNDDKRDPTAKDKLKEAFAAAHLKATVEVYEGCNHGWTVRGSQVYNEAGAERAWSELLALYKRNLA, from the coding sequence ATGTGCGACGACATGATTCACCAGGGCCTGACCCACGATCCTACGGTTACGCGTCGGACCTTCGGGCTTGGCGCGGCGGCCAGCATTGCCTTGCAGTCAAAACTCGCGGCGGCGCAGGCCAAGGTGGTCCAGAAAGATGTGGACGTGAAGATGGAGAGCGGCGTGTCTGATTCGGCGCTGTTCTATCCAGAGGGCAAGGGGCCGTGGCCGGCGGTTTTGGTGTGGACGGACATTCTTGGCCTGAGGCCCGTGTTTCGCGAAATGGGCCAGAGGCTCGCCGCCGAAGGATACGTGGTGCTGGTGCCGAACCCGTTCTACCGCAATGCGAAGGCTCCGGTGGTGGATGGCTCGTTCGACTTCAGCAAGCCCGAGGACCGCGCGAAGGTGATGCCCATGGCGGCTGCTCTTACCGCCGAGGCCAACATCAGCGACGCCAAGGCGTATACCGCCTTTCTGGACGCGCAGCCGCAGACTAATAAGAAGAAAAAGATGGGCGTGCAGGGCTACTGCATGGGAGGTCCGTTGACCTTTCGCACGGCTGCGACGATAGCCAATCGGATCGGTGCGGCAGCCACCTTCCACGGAGGCGGTCTGGTGAGCGACAAGCCGGACAGCCCGCATCTTCTCATCCCGAAGATGAAGGCGGAGGTTCTGTGCGCAGTTGCGGATAACGACGACAAGCGCGATCCCACGGCGAAGGACAAGCTGAAAGAGGCCTTCGCCGCGGCGCATCTGAAGGCTACGGTTGAGGTGTACGAGGGGTGCAACCACGGGTGGACGGTGCGTGGCAGCCAGGTCTACAACGAGGCTGGCGCCGAGCGGGCGTGGTCAGAACTGCTGGCGCTGTATAAACGGAACCTTGCCTGA